The Indicator indicator isolate 239-I01 chromosome 18, UM_Iind_1.1, whole genome shotgun sequence genome includes a region encoding these proteins:
- the FBXW11 gene encoding F-box/WD repeat-containing protein 11, with translation MNTSVMEDQNEDESPKKNTLWQISNGTSSVIVSRKRPSEGNYEKEKDLCIKYFDQWSESDQVEFVEHLISRMCHYQHGHINSYLKPMLQRDFITALPEQGLDHIAENILSYLDARSLCAAELVCKEWQRVISEGMLWKKLIERMVRTDPLWKGLSERRGWDQYLFKNRPTDGPPNSFYRSLYPKIIQDIETIESNWRCGRHNLQRIQCRSENSKGVYCLQYDDEKIISGLRDNSIKIWDKTSLECLKVLTGHTGSVLCLQYDERVIVTGSSDSTVRVWDVNTGEVLNTLIHHNEAVLHLRFSNGLMVTCSKDRSIAVWDMASPTDITLRRVLVGHRAAVNVVDFDDKYIVSASGDRTIKVWSTSTCEFVRTLNGHKRGIACLQYRDRLVVSGSSDNTIRLWDIECGACLRVLEGHEELVRCIRFDNKRIVSGAYDGKIKVWDLQAALDPRAPASTLCLRTLVEHSGRVFRLQFDEFQIISSSHDDTILIWDFLNVPPSAQNETRSPSRTYTYISR, from the exons AACACGTCAGTAATGGAGGATCAGAATGAAGATGAGTCTCCAAAGAAAAATACCCTATGGCAG atAAGTAATGGAACCTCATCCGTGATTGTCTCCAGAAAAAGACCATCGGAAGGGAACTACGAAAAGGAAAAAGACTTGTGTATTAAATATTTTGACCAGTGGTCTGAATCAGATCAAGTGGAATTTGTGGAACACCTTATTTCACGAATGTGTCACTATCAGCATGGACATATTAACTCTTACTTGAAGCCCATGTTACAACGGGACTTCATCACTGCGCTACCAG AGCAAGGCTTAGATCACATAGCAGAAAACATCCTTTCCTACCTGGATGCCAGATCActctgtgcagcagagctggtctgTAAGGAGTGGCAGAGAGTCATCTCTGAGGGAATGCTATGGAAAAAGCTGATTGAGAGAATGGTACGCACAGACCCCCTGTGGAAGGGACTGTCAGAAAGAAGGGGTTG ggaTCAGTACCTGTTTAAAAACAGACCAACAGATGGCCCCCCAAATTCCTTTTACAGGTCCTTATACCCAAAGATAATACAGGATATAGAG ACTATAGAATCTAACTGGCGGTGCGGGCGACACAACTTGCAAAGGATTCAGTGCCGCTCAGAAAACAGCAAAGGTGTCTACTGTTTACAGTATGATGATGAGAAGATTATCAGTGGCCTACGAGATAACTCCATTAAG ATCTGGGACAAAACAAGCTTGGAATGTTTGAAAGTATTAACAGGACATACTGGCTCAGTTCTTTGTCTGCAGTATGATGAGAGAGTCATTGTAACTGGATCTTCAGATTCTACAGTGAG AGTGTGGGATGTAAATACAGGTGAAGTTCTGAACACCTTGATTCATCACAACGAGGCGGTGCTTCATTTGAGGTTCAGCAACGGCTTGATGGTGACATGCTCCAAGGACAGATCAATTGCTGTTTGGGATATGGCATCACCAACTGACATCACCCTGCGCCGTGTCCTAGTTGGCCATCGTGCTGCTGTCAACGTGGTGGACTTCGATGACAAGTACATTGTGTCAGCGTCAGGGGACAGGACCATTAAA gtctggagcacaagtacGTGTGAGTTCGTTCGCACGCTCAACGGGCACAAGCGTGGCATTGCGTGCCTGCAGTACAGGGATCGACTGGTCGTCAGCGGCTCCTCAGACAACACCATTAG GCTATGGGACATTGAGTGTGGTGCCTGTTTAAGAGTATTAGAAGGCCATGAAGAACTGGTTCGATGCATCAGGTTCGACAACAAGAGGATTGTCAGTGGAGCCTATGATGG CAAAATTAAAGTTTGGGACTTGCAAGCTGCTCTTGACCCTCGTGCCCCAGCAAGTACATTATGCTTGCGTACACTAGTG GAACATTCAGGACGTGTCTTTAGACTGCAGTTTGACGAGTTCCAGATCATCAGTAGTTCCCATGACGATACGATTCTGATTTGGGATTTCTTAAACGTGCCACCCAGTGCCCAGAACGAGACCCGCTCTCCATCTAGAACATACACTTACATCTCCAGATAA